The Camelus dromedarius isolate mCamDro1 chromosome 8, mCamDro1.pat, whole genome shotgun sequence genome includes a window with the following:
- the DCLRE1A gene encoding DNA cross-link repair 1A protein, which yields MTIKHFAMLEDIFLEEDIWEYKSKRKPKPVHSNNCSENIPKSVEKATDGKHQSKRNRNKKRTVEANEKAKAPEMCLGETASQTSLTSSQNSDGGDGVQQCQDQETTPGKHSRTQKNKHVSPKIRPVYDGYCPNCQMPFSALLGQTPRWHVFECLDSPPVSETECPDGHLCTSTIPSHYKRYTHLLLARSRASNSPFSSPSRGSGGRFSETNSVSLCGPEEKWSLYQKQMDDVKNVSSDPLLVTQCLRKSQSPTETDKKISSSANIQTSQQAPQFTELVNNDKLVGVGFPLAEQLDSQNNSEHINLPLPENDFSNCEISYSPLQSDEETCDIDENLDDSQQQVFFMESSEDGSLEEDDSSSTLLKKLHDPFLKDQEDNCSEVDSFLTQDKYNKELYKCNTLNDSSQLTFQNKSILSRDNPAYTDDDFMLFPPALGGVFTSPSYQATKAKPDESAFHSSQSSKKKQVTEPSAVCNQISLPLLKSKVSKPFESQGGGCDSLHPTQGKRRELSSRNFNAKNNTNSGCFCRKAFDSLLDSKDTALNTETLPSTPTAAKSLKVLPSGPKCSATPPSTKVMKQMDIGVYFGLPPKRKEEKSLEENALEEMNLNAVVSPNEKRSRQCKRKAEKSLGDLELEANNLSGSRPSVELSSKKSQHQRKRLKKSDSPQESVHQKSSDHLINKTESGKVNLSKDKAFKSTHGRLQRKRMKTAESSHAGELRKRTCPFYKKIPGTGFTVDAFQYGHVEGCTAYFLTHFHSDHYAGLSKNFTFPVYCSEITGNLVKSKLRVQEQYIHPLPIDTECIVNGVKIVLLDANHCPGAVMVLFRLPNGHVILHTGDFRADPTMERSLLADHRVHTLYLDTTYCSPEYTFPSQQEVIQFAINTAFETVTLNPRALVVCGTYSIGKEKVFLAIADVLGSKVGMSKEKYKTLQCLNIPEMNSLITTDMCNSLVHLLPMMQINFKGLQNHLKTCGGKYNQVLAFRPTGWTHSNKLTSVADVIPQTKGNISIYGIPYSEHSSYLEMKRFVQWLKPQKIIPTVNVGTSKSRSTMEKYFKEWKLEAGY from the exons ATGACTATAAAGCATTTTGCCATGTTAGAAGACATTTTTTTGGAAGAAGACATCTGGGAGTACAAatccaaaagaaaaccaaaaccagtACATTCAAATAATTGCTCCGAGAATATCCCAAAATCTGTTGAAAAAGCAACAGATGGAAAACACCAGTCAAAacgaaacagaaataaaaaaagaactgtagAAGCTAACGAGAAGGCGAAAGCCCCTGAAATGTGCCTTGGAGAAACAGCCAGCCAGACTTCTTTAACTTCTAGTCAGAACTCTGATGGTGGGGATGGTGTTCAGCAGTGCCAAGACCAGGAGACCACTCCAGGAAAGCACAGCAGGACTCAGAAAAACAAACACGTGTCTCCAAAGATCCGGCCAGTGTACGATGGATACTGTCCAAACTGCCAGATGCCTTTCTCCGCTTTGCTGGGTCAGACACCTCGATGGCATGTTTTTGAGTGTTTGGATTCCCCACCAGTCTCTGAAACAG AGTGTCCTGATGGTCATCTGTGTACCTCAACGATTCCTTCTCATTATAAGAGATACACTCACCTCCTGCTAGCTCGAAGCAGGGCTAGTAATAGTCCTTTTAGCAGTCCATCACGTGGGTCAGGTGGGCGTTTCAGTGAGACTAATTCAGTCTCTCTGTGTGGCCCTGAGGAAAAATGGTCTCTGTATCAGAAACAAATGGACGACGTAAAAAATGTTTCATCTGATCCCTTGTTGGTGACGCAGTGTCTAAGAAAATCTCAGTCTCCAACTGAAACTGATAAAAAGATTTCCTCCTCAGCAAATATCCAAACTTCCCAACAAGCCCCGCAATTTACAGAACTTGTTAATAACGACAAACTGGTAGGAGTTGGTTTCCCGCTTGCTGAGCAATTAGACAGCCAGAACAACTCAGAACACATAAATTTGCCATTGCCAGAAAATGACTTTAGCAACTGTGAAATCTCCTATTCTCCACTTCAAAGCGATGAAGAAACTTGTGATATAGATGAAAACCTGGATGATTCTCAACAGCAAGTATTTTTTATGGAAAGCTCTGAAGATGGCAGCTTAGAAGAAGATGACAGTAGCTCGACTTTGTTGAAAAAACTCCATGATCCCTTCCTAAAGGACCAGGAGGACAACTGCTCCGAAGTGGATAGCTTCCTAACTCAGGATAAATACAATAAAGAATTGTATAAATGCAATACTCTGAATGATTCGTCTCAACTTACTTTCCAAAACAAGAGTATTCTTTCACGTGATAATCCTGCATATACTGATGACGATTTTATGTTGTTTCCACCTGCGTTAGGAGGGGTGTTTACCTCTCCTAGTTATCAGGCCACCAAAGCAAAACCTGATGAGTCAGCATTTCACTCATCTCagtcaagtaaaaagaaacaggtaactGAGCCATCAGCTGTTTGCAATCAGATTTCTCTTCCATTACTTAAGAGTAAAGTGTCAAAACCTTTTGAAAGCCAGGGAGGAGGGTGTGATTCTCTCCACCCAACCCAAGGTAAACGTAGAGAATTATCAAGTAGGAATTTCAATGCCAAGAACAATACTAACTCAGGATGTTTCTGCAGGAAGGCATTTGATAGTTTGCTAGACAGTAAAGATACGGCTTTAAATACAGAGACATTGCCTAGTACACCTACTGCTGCTAAGTCTTTGAAAGTATTGCCATCTGGTCCTAAGTGTAGTGCGACACCCCCTTCTACAAAGGTAATGAAGCAAATGGATATAGGTGTGTATTTTGGACTACCccccaaaagaaaggaagagaagtcaCTGGAGGAAAATGCATTAGAAGAGATGAACTTAAATGCAGTTGTAAGTCCTAATGAAAAGAGGTCCCGGCAGTGcaagaggaaagcagaaaaatCTTTAGGTGATTTAGAATTAGAGGCAAATAATTTAAGTGGGAGTCGGCCGTCTGTGGAACTTTCTAGTAAGAAGTCACAGCATCAAAGAAAGAGACTTAAAAAGTCAGATTCACCACAGGAATCAGTACATCAGAAGAGCTCAGATCACCTTATTAACAAGACAGAATCTGGAAAAGTCAATTTAAGTAAAGACAAAGCCTTCAAATCGACTCATGGCAGACTGCAGAGAAAGAGGATGAAAACCGCGGAATCATCTCATGCAGGAGAATTAAGAAAAAGGACATGCCCGTTCTATAAGAAAATCCCTG GAACCGGCTTTACAGTCGATGCCTTTCAGTATGGACACGTTGAAGGTTGCACAGCCTATTTCCTCACACATTTTCATTCTGACCATTATGCTGGATTGTCTAAAAACTTCACGTTTCCAGTTTATTGTAGTGAG ATAACTGGCAATTTGGTGAAGAGCAAACTTCGTGTGCAAGAACAGTATATCCATCCATTGCCAATAGATACTGAATGTATAGTGAATGGTGTCAAAATTGTTTTGCTAGATGCCAATCA CTGTCCAGGTGCCGTCATGGTCCTTTTTCGTCTGCCTAATGGTCACGTCATATTACACACCGGAGACTTCAGAGCAGACCCCACCATGGAACGTTCTCTTCTTGCAGACCATAGAGTCCACACGCTGTACTTAGACACAAC ATATTGCAGCCCAGAATACACCTTTCCTTCTCAGCAAGAGGTTATCCAGTTTGCCATCAACACTGCCTTTGAGACTGTAACTCTAAACCCACGTGCTCTTGTTGTCTGTGGCACGTATTCTATTGGAAAAGAGAAAGTCTTTCTAG CCATTGCTGATGTTTTAGGTTCAAAAGTGGGAATgtccaaagaaaaatataaaacattacagTGCCTCAATATACCGGAAATGAATTCCCTTATCACTACAGACATGTGCAATTCACTGGTTCACCTTCTCCCAATGATGCAAATTAATTTCAAG GGTTTGCAGAATCATTTGAAGACGTGTGGTGGGAAATATAATCAAGTTTTGGCTTTTCGACCTACAGGATGGACGCACTCTAATAAGTTAACTAGCGTAGCAGATGTTATTCCCCAGACCAAAGGAAACATTTCAATATATG